From the genome of Methylomonas sp. UP202, one region includes:
- the tpiA gene encoding triose-phosphate isomerase, whose amino-acid sequence MRRSLIMGNWKMNGTREDGQKLAKALADGLGDVAQEVAVCVPFVYLSDIRATLAGSPIALGAQNVADQASGAYTGEVSAAMLAECGVKYALVGHSERRSYYGDSNESVAKRFCQALSQNVLPVLCVGETLEEREQDRTFQVVDEQLDAVIAAAGIEAFERAVIAYEPVWAIGTGKVASDEQAQEVHQYIRKRIADRSPAIAEKVQILYGGSVKPDNAKGLFAMPDIDGGLVGGASLDAKGFLQICHSV is encoded by the coding sequence ATGCGTCGGTCTTTGATTATGGGAAATTGGAAAATGAACGGCACTAGGGAAGACGGCCAAAAACTCGCGAAAGCCTTGGCCGACGGTTTGGGCGATGTCGCGCAGGAAGTCGCGGTCTGCGTCCCGTTCGTTTACTTATCCGATATCCGCGCAACTTTGGCAGGTTCACCCATCGCTCTGGGTGCCCAAAACGTTGCCGACCAAGCCTCCGGCGCCTACACCGGCGAAGTATCGGCGGCGATGCTGGCCGAATGCGGCGTTAAGTACGCGCTGGTCGGCCACTCCGAACGGCGTAGTTATTACGGCGACAGCAACGAGTCGGTTGCCAAGCGTTTTTGTCAGGCGCTGAGCCAAAACGTTCTACCGGTACTCTGCGTTGGCGAAACGCTGGAAGAGCGCGAGCAAGACAGAACCTTCCAAGTCGTCGACGAGCAGCTCGATGCCGTCATCGCCGCCGCCGGCATCGAAGCATTCGAGCGAGCCGTTATCGCTTATGAGCCGGTTTGGGCCATCGGTACCGGTAAAGTCGCCAGCGACGAGCAAGCCCAGGAAGTTCACCAATATATTCGGAAACGGATTGCCGATAGAAGCCCGGCCATTGCCGAGAAAGTGCAAATTCTGTACGGCGGCAGTGTTAAGCCGGACAACGCGAAAGGCTTATTTGCAATGCCCGACATCGACGGCGGTTTGGTGGGCGGCGCATCGCTGGATGCCAAAGGCTTCCTGCAAATCTGCCATTCGGTCTAG
- the secG gene encoding preprotein translocase subunit SecG, protein MLYQIIIIIHIFLGIGIVGLVLMQHGKGADAGAAFGSGASGSVFGAQGSASFLSRTTAIFATLFFITSLGLAALSGYQGKKTDVMDVAPVAAPVKSDVPLSQVAPGSDSAPVVDGKLPEAPAIKEVEKPAGAAQ, encoded by the coding sequence ATGTTGTACCAAATTATAATAATTATTCATATATTTCTGGGAATAGGCATCGTCGGTTTGGTGCTGATGCAGCACGGTAAAGGTGCCGATGCCGGTGCCGCTTTCGGTAGCGGTGCATCGGGCTCTGTCTTTGGTGCTCAAGGCTCCGCATCGTTTTTATCCAGGACCACCGCGATATTCGCGACCTTGTTTTTCATTACCAGTTTGGGTTTGGCCGCGTTAAGCGGTTATCAAGGCAAAAAAACCGACGTGATGGACGTAGCGCCTGTCGCAGCGCCGGTTAAATCGGACGTGCCTCTGTCGCAAGTCGCCCCTGGCTCCGATAGCGCTCCTGTCGTCGATGGCAAATTGCCGGAAGCGCCGGCAATCAAAGAGGTTGAGAAGCCGGCCGGAGCCGCTCAATAA
- a CDS encoding methyl-accepting chemotaxis protein, translating to MFQNIGIGTRLTGAFLVSTLITLATGLFGIYFVDKVGNTGIYVGESAAPLVDAVMESKLLATEAHLKFEEIMGGDANESITVVKSKMDQAEWYLNVIGKGGENAEGKYFPVDNPATLAQLSISNEKFRTLRTALENRYATLGQNLGETEFHQLDAQFDAAFDDFIEEIDKLETAIQGDVKLSLQNLKATDAESKLILIALIGAALVLGLLLGRIATISITTPLRQCVEIAERIQTGDLTKTSDTTGGDEIAQLVRTLDSMRLRLLEIIGVIVNNTKTLNLSADSLATAAVQSERASIVEAESSEMMTSAVEQLSVSFEQIGQQAKQVHKIAEESGNLSLASGRIIHQTSSEMGNVAAAVKSTATTIQELEDFSRQIYGIVNIISGIADQTNMLALNAAIEAARAGEQGRGFAVVAEEVRELAKRTASSTQEITDMVGKIQVNTQRAAKEIEAGVSRVGDGVDLANQAADSISEIRDSSQQVAEAIGDMTRILAEQSAATREMAHRIKLIADSAAENSRTAGGAARSAQELAALARNLESIVSGFTVV from the coding sequence ATGTTTCAGAATATCGGTATCGGCACACGGCTAACCGGCGCATTTTTGGTAAGCACCCTGATTACCTTGGCCACCGGGCTGTTCGGCATTTACTTTGTCGACAAGGTAGGTAATACCGGGATTTACGTCGGCGAATCCGCCGCACCCTTGGTCGATGCGGTAATGGAATCCAAATTGCTCGCGACCGAGGCCCATTTGAAATTCGAAGAAATCATGGGTGGCGATGCGAATGAATCCATAACTGTCGTTAAGAGTAAAATGGATCAGGCCGAATGGTATCTAAACGTGATCGGCAAGGGCGGCGAAAATGCCGAAGGCAAATACTTCCCGGTGGATAATCCCGCGACGCTGGCCCAATTAAGTATTTCAAACGAAAAGTTCCGGACTTTACGTACGGCACTGGAAAACCGGTACGCGACCTTGGGCCAAAACCTGGGAGAGACCGAGTTTCATCAACTGGACGCCCAATTCGATGCGGCGTTCGATGATTTTATCGAGGAAATCGACAAGCTGGAAACGGCGATTCAAGGCGACGTTAAACTATCGTTGCAAAACCTCAAAGCCACCGACGCGGAAAGTAAATTGATATTGATTGCGCTGATAGGCGCTGCGTTAGTCCTAGGATTATTGCTGGGAAGAATAGCGACCATTTCAATTACCACGCCGTTGCGGCAATGTGTGGAGATCGCCGAGCGCATCCAAACCGGCGATTTAACCAAGACATCCGATACGACCGGAGGCGACGAAATTGCCCAACTGGTCAGAACGTTGGATAGCATGCGTTTGCGGTTGTTGGAGATCATAGGCGTCATCGTCAATAACACCAAGACCTTGAATTTATCCGCCGACTCGCTGGCGACCGCCGCGGTTCAAAGCGAGCGCGCCAGTATAGTCGAGGCGGAATCGTCGGAAATGATGACCAGCGCGGTCGAACAACTGTCGGTGTCCTTTGAGCAAATCGGCCAGCAAGCCAAACAGGTGCACAAAATCGCCGAAGAGTCCGGCAACCTATCGCTCGCCAGCGGCCGCATCATACATCAGACCTCCAGCGAAATGGGGAACGTCGCGGCGGCGGTCAAATCCACTGCCACGACCATACAGGAATTGGAAGACTTTTCCCGGCAAATTTACGGCATCGTCAACATCATTAGCGGTATAGCCGATCAGACCAACATGCTGGCCCTAAATGCCGCGATCGAGGCCGCTCGCGCCGGCGAACAAGGCCGCGGCTTTGCCGTGGTGGCCGAAGAGGTCCGGGAGTTGGCGAAACGCACGGCCAGTTCAACGCAGGAAATCACCGATATGGTCGGAAAAATCCAAGTCAACACGCAACGCGCGGCCAAGGAAATCGAAGCCGGCGTCAGTCGGGTCGGCGACGGCGTTGACTTGGCGAACCAGGCCGCCGACTCGATTTCGGAAATCCGCGATAGCAGCCAACAAGTGGCCGAAGCGATCGGCGACATGACTCGGATTCTAGCTGAGCAATCCGCCGCGACCCGAGAAATGGCTCACCGGATTAAACTGATCGCCGATAGCGCCGCCGAAAATAGTCGAACCGCCGGCGGCGCCGCGCGCTCGGCTCAGGAATTGGCGGCGTTGGCTCGCAACTTGGAAAGTATCGTGTCCGGCTTTACCGTGGTCTGA
- a CDS encoding FecR family protein, whose protein sequence is MQDAPDPDTQTLVDDAIDWLVLLRSGNVSAQSRAAFETWLRADAAHRQAFAEAEALWGVAATAVQQGDNREAGRQRRSGRRLPTTTPGAWAAAAVVLLGVALAWSPATDWAASDYRTGVGEQRQIALSDGSRVLLNTDTTIALEWSAARRGVVLRHGQAEFQVAKDSARPFVVMAGDTAVTALGTVFAVYADSAGGVDVSVSEHAVKVELADRADRAGVRVDTGQRLSHQAGAALAPAVQSASAELNAWTRGKLIFDDRPLAEVVAELNRYSHAKIVIGAADLKQRRLSGVFPLDAEQVLEAIQALLKIRTTRLGPWLVVLHG, encoded by the coding sequence ATGCAAGACGCTCCCGATCCGGACACCCAGACACTGGTCGACGACGCCATCGATTGGCTGGTTTTATTGCGCTCCGGCAATGTCAGCGCCCAGTCGCGCGCGGCATTCGAAACCTGGTTGCGAGCGGACGCCGCTCACCGGCAAGCCTTCGCCGAGGCCGAGGCCTTATGGGGCGTGGCCGCGACCGCAGTTCAGCAAGGCGACAACCGCGAAGCCGGCCGGCAGCGCCGATCCGGACGCCGCTTGCCGACGACGACGCCCGGAGCTTGGGCTGCAGCAGCGGTTGTGCTGCTGGGCGTGGCGTTGGCCTGGAGTCCGGCGACGGATTGGGCGGCGAGCGATTACCGGACCGGCGTCGGCGAACAGCGCCAAATCGCATTGTCGGACGGCAGTCGGGTGTTGCTGAACACTGATACCACAATCGCGCTGGAGTGGTCCGCCGCGCGCCGCGGCGTCGTGTTACGCCACGGCCAAGCCGAGTTCCAGGTCGCCAAGGACAGCGCGCGCCCCTTCGTGGTGATGGCCGGCGATACCGCCGTGACTGCATTGGGCACGGTGTTCGCGGTGTATGCCGATTCGGCCGGCGGCGTCGATGTCTCGGTCAGCGAACACGCGGTCAAGGTCGAATTAGCTGACCGAGCCGACCGAGCCGGCGTTCGGGTTGATACCGGTCAACGCCTATCGCACCAGGCCGGCGCGGCGCTGGCGCCGGCGGTGCAAAGCGCATCGGCCGAGCTGAATGCCTGGACCCGAGGCAAATTGATCTTCGATGACCGGCCGCTGGCGGAGGTCGTCGCCGAGTTAAACCGCTACAGCCACGCGAAAATCGTGATCGGCGCCGCCGACCTGAAGCAACGCCGGCTCAGCGGCGTATTTCCGCTGGACGCCGAACAAGTCCTGGAAGCCATTCAGGCCTTGCTGAAAATTCGCACTACCCGGCTAGGCCCATGGCTGGTGGTGTTGCACGGCTAA
- a CDS encoding RNA polymerase sigma factor, with protein sequence MTTPIAAEPIPLSQFFQECRDDLVRFFVRKLQCPDTAHDLAQETFIRLHFCEQRAPSQDRRALAFFIAGNLVVDHIRKENVRARYAPNDDSDTETIDAFPCPGPDSVRHLIAAQELAAVQSALAELPDGHRTAFYLSAIDGLTYAEIGERLGVSDRIIAKRIAQTLKHCRARRDAS encoded by the coding sequence ATGACCACACCGATCGCCGCCGAACCGATACCGCTGAGCCAATTTTTTCAGGAATGCCGGGACGACCTGGTTCGGTTTTTCGTTCGCAAATTGCAGTGTCCCGATACCGCGCACGACCTGGCTCAGGAAACCTTCATCCGTCTGCATTTTTGCGAACAACGCGCGCCCAGCCAGGACCGGCGAGCGCTGGCGTTTTTTATCGCCGGCAATCTGGTGGTCGACCATATTCGGAAGGAAAATGTGCGGGCTCGTTACGCGCCGAACGACGACAGCGACACCGAGACCATCGACGCCTTTCCTTGTCCCGGACCGGACAGCGTCAGACACCTGATCGCGGCCCAAGAGCTGGCCGCCGTGCAATCGGCTTTGGCCGAGTTGCCGGACGGCCACCGTACCGCGTTTTACCTGAGTGCCATCGACGGCCTGACTTACGCCGAAATCGGCGAGCGCCTGGGGGTTTCCGACCGTATCATCGCCAAGCGCATCGCCCAAACCTTGAAACATTGCCGGGCGCGCCGCGATGCGAGCTAA
- a CDS encoding TonB-dependent receptor: MSQRFMFRSVPFAMTALALAIAGLPLQAAETEVGAAKTYAIPAGTLSQALTQFADQADIKLIFNPELTRHLNAPPLQGPVSVEQGLRELLKGSGLGFRMTDKNTFVIESRPVSVAEQPQSATILPTVRVVGQAVYDSTDPYNPDYNLPNASTATKTDTPIMETPFSIQVVPKQVMEDVQAVRPGDALNYVSGIYQGAGNSGDWLDWSRRRGFDNFPAGDYRNGAAFPLASAWGGRDLANVERIEVLKGPASLLYGLTAPGGVVNYVTKQPLATPYYSLQQQFGSYDFYRTTVDATGPINDDKSLLYRLNLAYKDANSFRDLVGSDRIFIAPTLTWNISPKTQVNFELEYDHGHTVFDRGIPAIGNSPANLPRSRFLGEEPQSEFDRTLVGINWSHAFNNNWSLSHRFTAVYSGLEQNTTNLLGLNADNQTLRRRGVIFHQSPEDNASYFNSINLTGHFETLGLKHTLLLGGDYFRNFRQGTTKRFSSTINIFNPVYLGADRISNLASTAPVSNGSALEHWFGLYLQDQIKLPFNLNMLAGFRYDGAENTYNTDGFVTQNPMQDSLTPRGGLVWQPIPEFSVYGSYTENFVGVDGAQAFGGKLLNPETAQQWEFGAKTELFDKKLMATLAWFDLTKQNMRVYQAPDFIYATAIGEAKSAGLEFDIKGEILPGWNLIGGYAYTPDAKVIKGATEEIGQRLPGVPKHGGSLFTTYEFQAGALQGLKFGGGVLVRGSQTTETSNTDVVLPGYATVNLLTSYSWKVGGSKLTTQFNVNNLLDKEYFPSAAFSRNAIEVGSPRTFIGSVRVEY, encoded by the coding sequence ATGAGTCAACGTTTCATGTTTCGTAGCGTGCCGTTTGCGATGACCGCATTGGCGCTGGCTATCGCCGGCTTGCCGCTGCAAGCGGCCGAAACCGAAGTCGGCGCGGCGAAGACTTACGCGATCCCGGCCGGCACGCTAAGCCAGGCCTTAACCCAGTTTGCCGATCAGGCCGACATCAAACTGATCTTCAACCCGGAATTGACCCGTCATCTGAACGCGCCGCCGCTACAGGGTCCGGTCAGCGTGGAGCAAGGCTTGCGCGAACTATTGAAGGGCAGCGGCCTGGGTTTTCGGATGACCGACAAGAACACTTTCGTCATCGAATCCCGGCCGGTATCGGTCGCGGAACAGCCGCAATCGGCTACGATCTTGCCGACTGTTAGAGTGGTTGGGCAAGCAGTTTACGACTCGACCGACCCCTATAACCCAGACTACAACCTGCCCAATGCGTCCACCGCCACCAAGACCGATACGCCGATCATGGAAACACCGTTTTCGATTCAGGTAGTGCCGAAGCAGGTGATGGAAGATGTGCAAGCTGTCCGACCGGGCGATGCGCTAAATTATGTTAGCGGTATCTATCAGGGGGCGGGAAACTCAGGCGATTGGCTTGATTGGTCGAGACGAAGGGGATTTGATAATTTTCCCGCAGGGGATTATCGAAATGGTGCAGCATTTCCGTTGGCCAGCGCCTGGGGAGGACGGGATTTGGCCAATGTCGAACGCATCGAAGTCCTGAAAGGACCGGCATCATTACTCTATGGCCTGACAGCACCAGGTGGTGTGGTTAATTACGTGACCAAACAACCGCTGGCAACGCCGTATTATTCTTTGCAGCAACAATTCGGTTCTTATGATTTTTATCGAACAACCGTGGACGCCACAGGACCGATAAACGATGACAAATCGTTGCTGTACCGATTGAATCTGGCTTACAAGGATGCCAATTCATTTCGTGACCTAGTAGGTAGTGATCGTATATTTATTGCTCCTACACTTACCTGGAACATTAGCCCTAAAACACAAGTAAATTTCGAATTGGAATACGACCATGGTCACACGGTTTTCGACAGAGGTATTCCTGCAATAGGCAATAGCCCGGCTAATTTACCTCGTAGTAGATTTCTAGGTGAGGAACCACAAAGCGAATTTGATCGCACTTTGGTCGGTATAAATTGGTCTCATGCTTTTAATAACAATTGGTCATTGAGCCATCGCTTTACAGCGGTATATAGTGGGCTTGAACAGAATACTACGAATTTATTGGGACTTAATGCCGATAATCAAACATTGAGACGAAGGGGCGTGATTTTCCATCAATCGCCAGAAGACAATGCTTCATACTTCAATTCAATAAATTTAACTGGGCATTTTGAGACGCTCGGGCTCAAACATACTTTGCTACTCGGTGGAGACTACTTTCGGAACTTTCGTCAAGGTACAACCAAACGATTTTCATCAACCATCAACATCTTTAACCCGGTTTATCTAGGGGCCGACAGAATATCTAATTTAGCATCAACTGCTCCAGTTTCCAACGGATCAGCGCTGGAACATTGGTTTGGTCTCTATCTTCAAGATCAAATTAAATTGCCGTTTAACTTAAATATGTTGGCGGGTTTTCGTTACGACGGCGCGGAGAATACATACAACACTGACGGATTTGTGACCCAAAACCCAATGCAGGATAGTTTAACTCCACGTGGTGGTTTAGTATGGCAACCGATTCCAGAATTTAGCGTATATGGAAGTTACACGGAAAATTTTGTCGGTGTCGATGGCGCTCAAGCATTCGGTGGTAAGTTATTAAATCCGGAAACCGCTCAGCAATGGGAGTTTGGTGCCAAAACTGAGCTCTTCGACAAAAAATTAATGGCTACATTAGCCTGGTTCGATCTGACAAAACAAAATATGAGGGTTTATCAGGCGCCCGATTTTATTTATGCAACTGCAATAGGGGAGGCAAAATCAGCGGGGTTGGAGTTTGATATCAAAGGTGAAATTCTTCCTGGTTGGAACTTAATCGGTGGTTATGCTTACACCCCCGACGCAAAGGTTATAAAGGGGGCGACCGAAGAAATCGGCCAACGCCTACCTGGAGTTCCCAAACATGGTGGCAGTTTATTCACAACTTACGAATTTCAGGCAGGTGCATTACAAGGCTTGAAATTTGGTGGAGGCGTCTTGGTTCGTGGTTCTCAAACTACCGAAACAAGCAATACTGACGTCGTATTGCCCGGTTATGCGACGGTAAATCTGTTGACCAGCTATTCATGGAAAGTCGGCGGCAGTAAATTGACTACGCAATTCAACGTCAACAACCTACTTGACAAGGAATATTTTCCGTCTGCAGCATTCAGCCGCAATGCTATCGAAGTGGGTTCGCCAAGAACCTTTATTGGGTCGGTACGCGTCGAGTATTGA
- a CDS encoding DUF3016 domain-containing protein, producing MPKLTLLAIAMLVMAQAACADISIRFENAEHYTDLALSGAATPRVQADLLQQFEAHFRKLAGQYLPAGDSLDLAVEDIDMAGAFEPWQTPNATNTRFIRDLYYPRIKLNYRWYGPDGQIKAEKQEQISDLNYLMLQDSARYPNNDPLRYEKAMLDRWFAREFGGNGVAE from the coding sequence ATGCCAAAACTTACCTTGCTGGCAATAGCTATGCTGGTCATGGCTCAAGCAGCGTGCGCGGACATCAGCATCCGCTTCGAGAATGCCGAACACTACACCGACTTAGCCCTGTCCGGCGCCGCTACCCCAAGAGTACAGGCGGATTTACTCCAGCAATTCGAAGCGCATTTTCGCAAATTGGCGGGGCAATATTTGCCGGCCGGTGACAGCCTGGATTTGGCGGTCGAGGACATCGACATGGCCGGCGCCTTCGAACCCTGGCAAACGCCCAATGCCACCAATACCCGCTTCATCCGCGACCTATACTATCCGCGCATCAAATTGAACTACCGCTGGTACGGCCCGGACGGCCAAATCAAAGCCGAGAAGCAGGAACAGATCAGCGATCTGAATTACCTGATGCTACAGGACTCGGCACGCTACCCAAACAACGATCCCTTGCGTTACGAAAAGGCGATGCTGGATCGGTGGTTTGCGCGGGAGTTCGGCGGCAACGGCGTCGCCGAATAG
- a CDS encoding L-dopachrome tautomerase-related protein translates to MNLATLFCVAMVFATSDALADGNSNFGVFANLDTGPGNVTATASGRVIMSQHQFYHPQYTVVEYKDQTLLPFPNKELSAADSTAPIKLDSVLGIRSDSNGIVWMLDNGMRSGVTPKLVGWNTKTNKLQRLIYLPAPIAPKDAFVNDFALDANHNHAFISDPAGGANAGLIVVNLSTGAARRVLEGHKSVVPENVDLVIDNVPIQVKTPSGELVKPHIGVNPITEDLANEWVYFGPMHGLSLYRIKVADLINESLMPQELAQRVERYSDKPISDGISIDENNNIYLGDLANNAIGVIAPNRQYRQLAQCPRLSWVDSFSFGANGQLYAVVNRLHRSATLNGGDNQSKPPYFLLKVKALAAGLPGR, encoded by the coding sequence GTGAATCTTGCAACTCTATTTTGCGTGGCCATGGTGTTTGCGACCAGTGACGCCTTGGCTGACGGCAACTCGAATTTCGGGGTGTTCGCCAACCTCGATACCGGGCCGGGCAATGTCACGGCAACAGCCAGCGGCCGGGTCATCATGAGCCAACATCAGTTTTATCATCCGCAGTACACCGTGGTGGAATACAAGGATCAGACCTTGCTGCCTTTTCCGAATAAGGAGCTGTCCGCGGCCGATTCAACCGCGCCTATCAAGCTCGACTCGGTGCTGGGTATCCGCTCCGACAGCAACGGTATCGTCTGGATGCTGGACAACGGCATGCGCAGCGGCGTGACGCCCAAATTGGTCGGCTGGAATACCAAAACCAACAAGCTCCAGCGCTTGATTTATTTACCCGCACCGATCGCACCCAAGGATGCGTTCGTCAACGACTTTGCGTTGGATGCTAACCACAATCATGCGTTTATCAGCGATCCGGCGGGTGGTGCGAATGCCGGCTTGATCGTGGTCAACTTGTCTACCGGCGCCGCTCGGCGGGTGCTGGAAGGTCATAAAAGTGTGGTGCCTGAAAACGTCGATTTGGTCATCGACAATGTGCCGATTCAGGTGAAAACCCCGTCGGGCGAATTAGTTAAGCCACATATTGGTGTTAATCCCATTACCGAGGATTTAGCCAACGAATGGGTTTATTTCGGGCCGATGCACGGCCTTAGTCTTTACCGGATTAAAGTGGCGGATTTGATCAACGAGTCGTTAATGCCGCAAGAACTTGCACAGCGGGTTGAACGCTATAGCGACAAACCAATCTCGGACGGCATCAGCATTGACGAGAACAACAATATTTATCTAGGCGATCTGGCCAATAATGCGATTGGCGTGATCGCGCCTAACCGACAATACCGGCAATTGGCGCAATGCCCAAGATTGTCTTGGGTCGATTCCTTCAGTTTTGGCGCTAACGGACAACTCTATGCCGTGGTGAATCGCTTGCATCGTTCGGCCACGTTGAACGGCGGCGACAATCAATCCAAACCGCCTTATTTTTTGCTAAAAGTCAAAGCCTTAGCCGCAGGCTTGCCAGGACGTTAA
- a CDS encoding LysR family transcriptional regulator translates to MANLRTFDLNLLLAFDVLMRERNVTRAAECMFVTQSAMSHTLHRLRQQLNDPVLVKSQAGMQPTALALALVEPVRSLLQEMERLLEAPQAFDPASSQRRFTIAATDYMEFLILPELSQLLEQSAPGVDIHVKRTESAFPLAQLENGSLDVVLGFASVLNPPAHLNCEHLFMDRMACVVRQDHPSIKAPPSLETYLAATHMLISRTGDKLGVIDEKLTELGLERRINFIVPHFLSAPLIVAQSNMILSLPYRLAIAFQKLVPLQVLPVPVSLPDYDLAMIWHPLWEKDPAHGWLREQISSIGRKISASQISL, encoded by the coding sequence ATGGCCAACCTGCGCACTTTCGACTTAAACCTGTTATTGGCTTTCGATGTTTTGATGCGGGAGCGCAATGTCACCCGCGCGGCGGAATGTATGTTCGTCACCCAGTCGGCGATGAGTCATACCCTGCATCGCTTACGTCAGCAATTGAACGATCCGGTCTTGGTTAAGTCGCAAGCCGGTATGCAGCCGACAGCATTGGCGCTGGCATTGGTGGAGCCGGTACGCAGCCTTTTACAGGAAATGGAACGCTTGCTCGAGGCACCGCAAGCCTTCGATCCGGCCTCCAGTCAGCGCCGTTTCACCATCGCCGCCACCGATTACATGGAGTTTTTGATCTTACCCGAGTTGTCGCAATTGCTTGAGCAGTCGGCGCCAGGCGTGGATATTCATGTCAAACGCACGGAATCTGCGTTTCCCTTGGCGCAGTTGGAAAACGGTAGCCTGGATGTGGTGTTGGGCTTTGCCTCGGTACTGAATCCACCCGCACATTTAAACTGCGAACATTTATTCATGGATCGCATGGCTTGCGTGGTTAGGCAGGATCATCCCAGCATAAAAGCGCCACCGTCGCTGGAGACGTATTTGGCCGCCACGCACATGTTGATCTCCAGAACCGGCGATAAATTGGGGGTAATAGACGAGAAATTGACTGAGTTGGGCTTGGAACGCCGGATTAACTTCATCGTGCCGCATTTTTTATCGGCACCCTTGATCGTGGCCCAGTCCAATATGATTTTGTCCTTACCCTATCGTTTGGCCATCGCCTTTCAGAAACTAGTGCCACTGCAAGTATTGCCGGTGCCGGTGAGTTTGCCGGACTACGATTTGGCGATGATTTGGCATCCGCTATGGGAAAAAGACCCGGCCCATGGCTGGTTGCGCGAGCAAATCAGTAGCATAGGCCGGAAAATAAGCGCATCCCAAATCAGTCTTTAA
- the amoA gene encoding bacterial ammonia monooxygenase, subunit AmoA yields the protein MSAQIPISTFKPYRGEKARLARAYDYLILVLALFLFIGSFHLHFALTVGDWDFWVDWKDRQWWPLVTPLIGITFPAAVQAVLWDKFRLPLGATLCVAALLLGTWVTRVFAYHYWNYFPINMVLPATMVPGALVLDTLLMLTNSLTITSIFGGGAFALLFYPTNWPIFGMFHQPVEYHNSQLTVADLFGFQYIRTGMPEYLRIIERGTLRTYGQYATPLAAFCSALLCSLMYPLWWYIGKWFANTSYLKRI from the coding sequence ATGTCCGCACAAATTCCTATTTCAACATTCAAACCTTATCGGGGCGAAAAAGCCCGCTTGGCCAGAGCTTACGATTATCTGATCCTGGTGCTGGCCCTATTCTTATTCATCGGTTCGTTTCATCTACATTTTGCCCTGACGGTGGGAGACTGGGACTTCTGGGTGGATTGGAAAGATCGGCAATGGTGGCCGCTGGTCACGCCCTTAATCGGCATTACCTTTCCCGCCGCCGTGCAAGCGGTGTTGTGGGATAAGTTCCGACTGCCTTTGGGGGCTACGCTGTGCGTCGCGGCCCTATTGCTAGGCACCTGGGTAACCCGCGTGTTTGCCTACCACTACTGGAACTACTTCCCCATCAACATGGTGTTGCCGGCGACCATGGTGCCGGGCGCCTTGGTATTGGATACCTTGCTGATGCTCACCAACAGCCTGACCATCACCTCCATTTTTGGCGGCGGCGCGTTTGCCTTGTTGTTTTACCCCACCAACTGGCCGATCTTCGGCATGTTCCACCAACCGGTCGAATACCACAACAGCCAGCTGACTGTCGCCGATTTATTCGGTTTCCAATACATCCGTACCGGTATGCCGGAATACTTGCGCATCATCGAACGCGGCACCTTGCGCACCTATGGCCAGTACGCCACACCGTTGGCGGCGTTTTGTTCGGCCTTGTTATGTTCATTGATGTATCCGCTGTGGTGGTACATCGGTAAATGGTTCGCCAATACCAGCTATCTGAAAAGAATCTGA